From the genome of Bactrocera oleae isolate idBacOlea1 chromosome 2, idBacOlea1, whole genome shotgun sequence, one region includes:
- the Phyhd1 gene encoding uncharacterized protein Phyhd1 isoform X3, which produces MHSTLLDELNQNGFVVIEDFLTPSEIDELYLAGRALCLDAPQENRKVFSTVNQKDAHSKETYFLDSGDKVRFFFEEGAFGENGELLVDPMIALNKVGHYLHVQHPIFNKITFSNRVKEVCWQLNFNKPAVCQSMYIYKNPGIGGEVISHQDSWFLHTEPNSVIGFWFALEDCTNQNGCLEVIKGSHKSGIHRLYKRNPDKEANQLLIYDRPAPIYPQSSYTPLLVLVLLFMAMWCIKVNKIVHKRADTRILSTSLRLKIM; this is translated from the exons atgcatAGTACATTGTTAGACGAG cTAAACCAAAATGGCTTTGTTGTTATCGAAGATTTCCTTACACCGTCCGAAATCGATGAACTCTATTTAGCCGGCCGTGCTCTTTGTTTGGATGCACCTCAAGAAAATCGGAAAGTTTTCAGTACAGTAAATCAAAAAGATGCTCACAGCAAAGAAACATACTTTCTCGATTCAGGTGATAAAGTTcgctttttttttgaagagggTGCTTTTGGTGAAAATGGTGAATTATTGGTAGATCCTATGATTGCTTTAAACAAAGTTGGGCATTACTTGCATGTTCAACATcctatttttaacaaaataacatTTAGTAATCGTGTTAAGGAAGTTTGTTGGCAGTTGAACTTCAATAAGCCGGCTGTTTGCCaaagcatgtatatatataagaatccAGGTATTGGCGGCGAAGTTATATCGCACCAGGATTCTTGGTTTTTACATACTGAACCGAATTCCGTAATTGGTTTTTGGTTTGCACTCGAAGATTGTACTAATCAAAATGGATGTTTAGAAGTTATAAAAGGGTCACATAAAAGTGGTATTCACCGTCTTTACAAACGAAATCCAGATAAAGAAGCAAATCAGTTACTTATTTATGATCGGCCAGCACCAATATATCCACAATCAAGTTATACTCCACTACTC gtacttgtattattattCATGGCAATGTGGTGCATAAAAGTGAACAAAATCGTTCACAAAAGAGCCGACACGCGTATACTTTCCACGTCATTGAGGCTGAAAATAATGTGA
- the Phyhd1 gene encoding phytanoyl-CoA dioxygenase domain-containing protein 1 homolog isoform X1 — protein MHSTLLDELNQNGFVVIEDFLTPSEIDELYLAGRALCLDAPQENRKVFSTVNQKDAHSKETYFLDSGDKVRFFFEEGAFGENGELLVDPMIALNKVGHYLHVQHPIFNKITFSNRVKEVCWQLNFNKPAVCQSMYIYKNPGIGGEVISHQDSWFLHTEPNSVIGFWFALEDCTNQNGCLEVIKGSHKSGIHRLYKRNPDKEANQLLIYDRPAPIYPQSSYTPLLVRKGTCIIIHGNVVHKSEQNRSQKSRHAYTFHVIEAENNVKYSEDNWLQPTKDKPFPVLFERKH, from the exons atgcatAGTACATTGTTAGACGAG cTAAACCAAAATGGCTTTGTTGTTATCGAAGATTTCCTTACACCGTCCGAAATCGATGAACTCTATTTAGCCGGCCGTGCTCTTTGTTTGGATGCACCTCAAGAAAATCGGAAAGTTTTCAGTACAGTAAATCAAAAAGATGCTCACAGCAAAGAAACATACTTTCTCGATTCAGGTGATAAAGTTcgctttttttttgaagagggTGCTTTTGGTGAAAATGGTGAATTATTGGTAGATCCTATGATTGCTTTAAACAAAGTTGGGCATTACTTGCATGTTCAACATcctatttttaacaaaataacatTTAGTAATCGTGTTAAGGAAGTTTGTTGGCAGTTGAACTTCAATAAGCCGGCTGTTTGCCaaagcatgtatatatataagaatccAGGTATTGGCGGCGAAGTTATATCGCACCAGGATTCTTGGTTTTTACATACTGAACCGAATTCCGTAATTGGTTTTTGGTTTGCACTCGAAGATTGTACTAATCAAAATGGATGTTTAGAAGTTATAAAAGGGTCACATAAAAGTGGTATTCACCGTCTTTACAAACGAAATCCAGATAAAGAAGCAAATCAGTTACTTATTTATGATCGGCCAGCACCAATATATCCACAATCAAGTTATACTCCACTACTCGTACGCAAAG gtacttgtattattattCATGGCAATGTGGTGCATAAAAGTGAACAAAATCGTTCACAAAAGAGCCGACACGCGTATACTTTCCACGTCATTGAGGCTGAAAATAATGTGAAGTATTCTGAAGACAATTGGCTTCAACCAACTAAAGATAAACCCTTTCCTGTTTTGTTTGAGAGAAAACACTAA
- the Phyhd1 gene encoding phytanoyl-CoA dioxygenase domain-containing protein 1 homolog isoform X2, with amino-acid sequence MFGKIVIKLNQNGFVVIEDFLTPSEIDELYLAGRALCLDAPQENRKVFSTVNQKDAHSKETYFLDSGDKVRFFFEEGAFGENGELLVDPMIALNKVGHYLHVQHPIFNKITFSNRVKEVCWQLNFNKPAVCQSMYIYKNPGIGGEVISHQDSWFLHTEPNSVIGFWFALEDCTNQNGCLEVIKGSHKSGIHRLYKRNPDKEANQLLIYDRPAPIYPQSSYTPLLVRKGTCIIIHGNVVHKSEQNRSQKSRHAYTFHVIEAENNVKYSEDNWLQPTKDKPFPVLFERKH; translated from the exons ATGTTTGGAAAAATAGTTATTAAG cTAAACCAAAATGGCTTTGTTGTTATCGAAGATTTCCTTACACCGTCCGAAATCGATGAACTCTATTTAGCCGGCCGTGCTCTTTGTTTGGATGCACCTCAAGAAAATCGGAAAGTTTTCAGTACAGTAAATCAAAAAGATGCTCACAGCAAAGAAACATACTTTCTCGATTCAGGTGATAAAGTTcgctttttttttgaagagggTGCTTTTGGTGAAAATGGTGAATTATTGGTAGATCCTATGATTGCTTTAAACAAAGTTGGGCATTACTTGCATGTTCAACATcctatttttaacaaaataacatTTAGTAATCGTGTTAAGGAAGTTTGTTGGCAGTTGAACTTCAATAAGCCGGCTGTTTGCCaaagcatgtatatatataagaatccAGGTATTGGCGGCGAAGTTATATCGCACCAGGATTCTTGGTTTTTACATACTGAACCGAATTCCGTAATTGGTTTTTGGTTTGCACTCGAAGATTGTACTAATCAAAATGGATGTTTAGAAGTTATAAAAGGGTCACATAAAAGTGGTATTCACCGTCTTTACAAACGAAATCCAGATAAAGAAGCAAATCAGTTACTTATTTATGATCGGCCAGCACCAATATATCCACAATCAAGTTATACTCCACTACTCGTACGCAAAG gtacttgtattattattCATGGCAATGTGGTGCATAAAAGTGAACAAAATCGTTCACAAAAGAGCCGACACGCGTATACTTTCCACGTCATTGAGGCTGAAAATAATGTGAAGTATTCTGAAGACAATTGGCTTCAACCAACTAAAGATAAACCCTTTCCTGTTTTGTTTGAGAGAAAACACTAA
- the LOC106616187 gene encoding LMBR1 domain-containing protein 2 homolog encodes MAHLLLLAVIAALLLAGFLLFRYGNIPRQHIIVTLSVLMAWCFSFLIVFTIPLDVTNTLYRQCLQEHNDSGTSMASADLNNAKVEIASETNTHCQAPWGMIPDDVFPNLWRIIYWSSQFLTWLIMPLMQSYLKAGDFTIKGKLKSALVENAIYYSSYLFICGILLIYIAAKGVSLDWQKLKAIASSASNTWGLFLLVLLLGYALVEAPRSLWNNAMPGFTLQYAYFKLAKLSSSKAEAEENVDDVLESLQGINCAIPNGHELRSCVETILRKVPTELTERAIRNYNRGGNNGGTPTIVPTEKTLIRIHKQVIKSLQTLQRSESLWSVQVETVLYLEDISRNMHSTDRVFKSEFPSQRSQLCRVFYSPSLHWYWECFCKKHFLKALSIVTAIMSFMVVWSELTFFNRQPVLSIFAQVINIAKYNYKFFTIELFSMIVLCYLFYCTYSTILRIRFLNIYYLAPHHQTNEHSLIFSGMLLCRLTPPMCLNFLGLIHMDSHIIKKRILETYYTQIMGHMDVLSIISDGFNIYFPMCMLAFCLATWFSLGSRILNAMGFQQFLQNENIATELVQEGKDLIAREKRRRLRAEDAMSRRRDPTSVTNEYIAKYRNLAGTTAQVGPIGPLRTPTDGLLCDGDRIGYETVSPPLNTRISPIGVPRSLSEEINERFGVSTHLEIGFKGVSQPLTNVEKNSDSFKDVTDERVRSPIRGLFDDV; translated from the exons ATGGCTCACTTACTGTTACTAGCGGTCATAGCCGCTTTACTGCTAGCTGGATTTTTACTTTTTCGGTATGGAAACATTCCTCGTCAACACATTATTGTAACATTGTCGGTATTAATGGCATGGTGCTTTTCGTTTCTTATTGTCTTTACTATACCACTTGATGTCACAAAT ACTTTGTACCGACAATGTCTCCAAGAACATAACGATAGCGGAACGTCGATGGCATCTGCAGATTTAAATAACGCGAAAGTTGAAATCGCGTCAGAAACAAATACACATTGTCAAGCTCCATGGGGCATGATTCCTGATGATGTTTTCCCAAATTTGTGGAGAATAATATATTGGTCGTCACAGTTTCTTACTTGGTTAATTATGCCACTTATGCAGTCATATTTGAAGGCGGGCGATTTTACCattaaaggaaaattaaaatctGCGCTTGTCGAGAACGCTATTTATTACAGTTCATATCTGTTTATATGTGGTATTTTGTTGATATATATAGCTGCTAAGGGTGTCTCTCTAGATTGGCAGAAACTAAAAGCCATCGCTTCTTCGGCATCAAACACTTGGGGATTGTTCCTACTAGTGCTGCTACTTG GCTATGCGCTCGTCGAAGCCCCTCGCTCTCTATGGAATAATGCAATGCCTGGTTTTACATTACAATACGCTTATTTtaaattagcaaaattaagcTCGAGCAAAGCAGAGGCGGAAGAAAATGTAGACGATGTATTAGAGTCTTTACAAGGTATAAATTGTGCCATCCCTAATGGTCATGAGTTACGTTCATGTGTAGAAACAATACTACGCAAAGTACCAACCGAACTTACTGAACGTGCGATCCGCAATTATAATCGTGGCGGTAATAACGGAGGCACTCCTACAATTGTACCAACAGAAAAGACATTAATACGGATTCATAAGCAAGTTATTAAATCGTTGCAGACATTACAACGTAGTGAATCCCTTTGGAGTGTGCAGGTAGAGACAGTTTTGTACTTGGAAGATATATCACGAAATATGCATTCGACAGATAGAGTATTCAAATCAGAGTTTCCTTCCCAACGTTCGCAATTATGTAGGGTCTTTTATAGCCCCTCATTACATTGGTATTGGgagtgtttttgtaaaaaacacTTTTTGAAAGCTCTTTCTATTGTGACGGCAATCATGTCCTTCATGGTCGTGTGGAGTGAACTGACATTTTTTAATCGACAACCAGTGCTTTCTATATTCGCCCAGGTTATAAATATTGCcaagtataattataaattcttTACTATTGAATTATTTTCAATGATTGTGTTATGCTATCTCTTCTATTGTACTTATTCTACGATTTTGCGCAttcgttttttaaatatttattatctggCACCACATCATCAAACAAATGAgcatagtttaatttttagtgGCATGCTGCTATGTCGATTAACACCGCCAATGTGTCTTAATTTCCTCGGTTTAATACACATGGATtcacatataattaaaaag AGGATTCTCGAAACATACTATACCCAAATAATGGGTCACATGGACGTTTTAAGCATAATTTCCGATGGTTTCAACATTTACTTTCCAATGTGTATGTTGGCATTTTGCCTGGCTACTTGGTTTAGTTTGGGTAGTCGTATTTTAAATGCTATGGGGTTTCAACAATTccttcaaaatgaaaatattgccaCAGAGTTGGTTCAAGAAGGCAAAGATTTGATTGCGAGGGAAAAGCGTCGTCGTCTGCGCGCAGAGGATGCGATGTCACGACGTAGAGATCCGACATCTGTTACGAATGAATATATTGCTAAATACCGTAATTTAGCTGGAACCACCGCGCAAGTTGGTCCAATTGGTCCTTTACGCACACCAACGGATGGACTTTTGTGTGATGGTGACCGAATAGGATATGAAACTGTTTCACCGCCGTTAAACACTCGTATCTCACCAATTGGAGTGCCGCGCAGTCTATCAGAAGAAATAAATGAACGTTTCGGAGTTAGTACTCATCTGGAAATTGGTTTTAAGGGCGTCTCACAACCCTTAACGAACGTCGAGAAGAACTCAGATAGTTTCAAAGACGTTACGGATGAACGTGTAAGATCTCCAATTCGTGGTCTTTTCGATGATGTTTGA
- the BBIP1 gene encoding uncharacterized protein BBIP1, with amino-acid sequence MSSEKIDIIGKIELIEPTTGKLFFEHKTDLIFCQPHLIALKSQSLGHLEEMQRKISRQLQEKHIDDPSVNEFHKRI; translated from the coding sequence ATGTCGTCTGAAAAAATCGATATAATTGGGAAAATCGAGTTAATTGAACCAACAACCGGGAAACTATTTTTCGAGCACAAAACTGATTTAATTTTCTGCCAACCACATTTAATAGCTTTAAAATCACAATCTTTGGGCCACTTGGAGGAAATGCAGCGTAAAATATCGCGGCAATTACAAGAGAAACACATTGATGACCCTAGTGTAAATGAGTTTCACAAACGTATCTAA
- the LOC106616113 gene encoding golgin-45, whose product MEASNGCLERHRTSGDGMEEEQINTSKEANVKYDNLISRYAVRKPTRATIHENVHKRSTNNTSTCLNDQFLQSGLQTLYRRYEGSRSLAPALPGGKLIQMIPHLIKPSKATGTHKKNKPPKFVPYEPYTGATSFIVSTPNPKTTTKNKNNLDIGVLVSQMSTMRSKELGDKSSEEYCGNSSLDVKFEKLREELRKITEERDYYQGQFRFQTQVNSELKNLLVASVGEDMQSHVNVLTEDKLQLARALLDTAKNSTTHTEQIEFLASQCEVWRSKFLASSVMVEELARWKADLMQKNQILEESTKRLLHATHQIREMQLEILKNLKFVAKIRYLNLPSTDVINLSAENLNIVHQMVLHSGVGIPEGDIEILSTSKNPLCDAEKYAVKSLQFISQPLMATDEAIKALFGQVQRPYSGINTQS is encoded by the exons ATGGAAGCTTCCAATGGCTGTTTGGAGCGACATCGAACCAGTGGCGATGGAATGGAAGAAGAGCAAATTAATACGTCTAAAGAAGCAAACGTCAAATACGATAATTTGATATCTCGTTATGCTGTACGTAAACCAACTAGGGCTACAATACATGAAAATGTTCATAAAAGATCCACAAATAACACTTCTACATGCCTAAACGACCAATTCCTTCAGTCTGGTCTGCAAACACTTTATCGCCGATACGAAGGGTCACGTAGTCTTGCACCAGCCTTACCAGGAGGTAAATTGATTCAAATGATTCCTCATTTAATCAAACCATCTAAAGCCACGGGCACACATAAGAAAAATAAGCCTCCAAAATTTGTACCATATGAGCCATATACAGGCGCTACTAGTTTCATCGTATCTACACCAAACCCAAAAACAACgacgaaaaataaaaacaatttagatATTGGAGTACTAGTAAGTCAAATGTCAACAATGCGTTCAAAAGAATTAGGGGACAAGAGCAGCGAAGAATATTGTGGTAACAGTTCTTTGGATGTTAAATTTGAGAAACTAAGAGAAGAACTCAGGAAAATTACAGAGGAACGAGATTATTACCAAGGACAATTTAGATTTCAAACCCAAGTTAATTCCGAATTAAAAAACTTGTTGGTAGCATCTGTAGGGGAAGATATGCAGTCACATGTTAACGTGCTCACCGAAGACAAACTTCAGTTGGCACGCGCGTTGTTAGATACCGCGAAAAATTCAACAACACATACG GAGCAAATTGAGTTTCTTGCGAGCCAGTGTGAAGTGTGGCGTTCCAAATTTCTTGCTAGTAGCGTAATGGTAGAAGAACTAGCACGATGGAAAGCTGACCTAATGCAGAAgaaccaaatattagaagaatccACAAAGCGATTACTCCACGCAACTCATCAAATCCGAGAAATGCAGttagaaatcttaaaaaatttaaaatttgttgcaaaGATACGTTATCTAAACCTTCCAAGTACTGATGTAATTAACCTTAGTgcggaaaatttaaatatcgtaCATCAAATGGTATTACACTCTGGTGTTGGAATACCCGAAGGTGACATAGAGATTTTGAGCACTAGTAAAAATCCGCTTTGTGATGCTGAAAAATATGCTGTAAAGTCCTTACAATTCATTAGTCAGCCTTTAATGGCTACGGATGAAGCGATAAAAGCGCTTTTTGGACAAGTCCAGCGACCATATAGTGGAATAAATACACAAAGTTAA